In a genomic window of Variovorax paradoxus:
- a CDS encoding S9 family peptidase: MTSSPRPQAQDQDPFLWLEDIDGTQSLDWAKARNAETVQRHAQSARFRQIEQGLLEVLDSDDRIPMVYKVDTLYYNFWRDKAHPKGLWRRTTLEEYRKPQPAWETVLDLDALAAAEGENWVWHGADWLYPGYGRCLLSLSRGGADADVVREFDPVRKAFVEGGFALPEAKNTVAWKDIDHLYVATDFGPGSMTTSSYPRIVKEWKRGTPLAEAVTVYEADTEDLSASGWRDATPGFERDFVSRAIDFYDSETWVRAADGTLAKIEVPDDAVVDVTREWLLIEPRSDWEVGGASYKAGSLLAANFDAYMAGARELTLLFEPTDTSALDSHSWTRHHLIVNAMHDVVNRIEVLTPPADGQGPWQRESLGGAPALSTIAAGAIDEDENDDYFLTVSGFLQPTTLYIGTLGQGEAEPLKHSPGFFDASRYTVSQHFARSQDGTRVPYFEIAPRDLVANGRNPTLQYAYGGFEISLTPSYSGGIGRAWLEQGGVYVVANIRGGGEYGPRWHQAALQQNRLRSSEDFAAVSEDLIARGITSPAHLGAMGGSNGGLLMGNMLTRHPELYGAIVSEVALLDMRRYTQLSAGASWIAEYGDPEVPEEWEWIRHFSPYENAKPGAKYPPSLFTTSTRDDRVGPVHARKMHAKLAAQGHDTAFYENLEGGHSAASDNKQSAFMDALGYAYLWDHLET, from the coding sequence ATGACCTCTTCCCCCCGCCCGCAAGCGCAAGACCAAGACCCCTTCCTCTGGCTCGAGGACATCGACGGCACGCAGTCCCTCGACTGGGCCAAGGCCCGCAACGCCGAGACGGTGCAGCGCCACGCGCAGTCGGCGCGCTTCAGGCAGATCGAGCAAGGCCTGCTCGAGGTGCTCGACTCCGACGACCGCATCCCGATGGTCTACAAGGTCGACACCCTCTACTACAACTTCTGGCGCGACAAGGCCCATCCCAAGGGCCTGTGGCGCCGCACCACGCTCGAGGAATACCGCAAGCCGCAACCGGCCTGGGAGACGGTGCTCGACCTCGACGCGCTGGCCGCGGCCGAGGGCGAGAACTGGGTCTGGCACGGCGCCGATTGGCTCTACCCCGGCTATGGCCGCTGCCTGCTGTCGCTCTCGCGCGGCGGCGCCGATGCCGACGTGGTGCGCGAGTTCGACCCGGTGCGCAAGGCCTTCGTCGAGGGCGGCTTCGCACTGCCGGAAGCCAAGAACACGGTGGCCTGGAAGGACATCGACCACCTCTACGTGGCCACCGACTTCGGCCCGGGCTCGATGACCACCTCGAGCTATCCGCGCATCGTGAAGGAATGGAAGCGCGGCACGCCGCTGGCCGAGGCCGTCACGGTCTACGAGGCCGACACCGAGGACCTCTCGGCCTCGGGCTGGCGCGACGCCACGCCGGGCTTCGAGCGCGACTTCGTCTCGCGCGCCATCGACTTCTACGACAGCGAGACCTGGGTGCGCGCGGCCGACGGCACGCTCGCCAAGATCGAGGTGCCCGACGACGCGGTGGTCGACGTCACGCGCGAATGGCTGCTGATCGAGCCGCGCAGCGACTGGGAGGTGGGCGGCGCCAGCTACAAGGCCGGCTCGCTGCTGGCCGCGAACTTCGACGCCTACATGGCCGGCGCGCGCGAACTCACCCTGCTGTTCGAACCCACCGACACCAGCGCGCTCGACAGCCATTCGTGGACGCGCCATCACCTGATCGTGAACGCGATGCACGACGTGGTGAACCGCATCGAGGTGCTCACGCCGCCGGCCGACGGCCAGGGCCCGTGGCAGCGCGAGAGCCTGGGCGGCGCGCCCGCGCTGTCGACCATCGCGGCCGGCGCCATCGACGAGGACGAGAACGACGACTACTTCCTCACCGTGAGCGGCTTCCTGCAGCCGACCACGCTCTACATCGGCACCCTGGGCCAGGGCGAGGCCGAGCCGCTCAAGCACAGCCCGGGCTTCTTCGACGCCTCGCGCTACACGGTCAGCCAGCACTTCGCGCGCTCGCAGGACGGCACGCGCGTGCCCTACTTCGAGATCGCGCCCAGGGACCTGGTGGCCAACGGCCGCAACCCGACCCTGCAGTACGCCTACGGCGGCTTCGAGATCTCGCTCACGCCCAGCTACAGCGGCGGCATCGGCCGCGCCTGGCTCGAGCAGGGCGGCGTGTACGTGGTGGCCAACATCCGCGGCGGCGGCGAATACGGCCCGCGCTGGCACCAGGCCGCGCTGCAGCAGAACCGCCTGCGCAGCAGCGAGGACTTCGCAGCCGTGTCCGAGGACCTGATCGCGCGCGGCATCACCTCGCCCGCGCACCTGGGTGCCATGGGCGGCAGCAACGGCGGCCTGCTGATGGGCAACATGCTCACGCGCCATCCGGAGCTCTATGGCGCCATCGTGAGCGAGGTCGCGCTGCTCGACATGCGTCGCTACACGCAGCTGTCGGCCGGCGCCTCGTGGATCGCCGAGTACGGCGACCCCGAAGTGCCCGAGGAGTGGGAATGGATCCGCCACTTCTCGCCCTACGAGAACGCGAAGCCCGGCGCCAAGTACCCGCCCTCGCTGTTCACCACCTCGACGCGCGACGACCGCGTGGGTCCGGTGCATGCGCGCAAGATGCATGCGAAGCTGGCCGCGCAGGGCCACGACACGGCCTTCTACGAGAACCTCGAGGGCGGCCACAGCGCGGCCTCGGACAACAAGCAGTCCGCGTTCATGGACGCGCTGGGCTACGCCTACCTGTGGGACCACCTGGAGACCTGA
- the rocF gene encoding arginase, whose product MNNAGTTLELIGAPTDVGASVRGAGMGPDALRVAGLAEALVRQGFALVDRGNLAGPATPWAPPANGLRHLDEVIAWNRAVYAAVDEVLGAGHVPLMLGGDHCLAIGSISAVAWHARKRGRKLRVLWLDAHSDVNTETTSPSGNLHGMPVSCLLGHGPAVLTGWSGERAALPPEAIRFIGIRSVDADEKEAIRTLGLHVFDMRHIDEHGMRTTMTEALQDVDEDTHLHVSFDLDCLDPNIAPGVGTGVRGGPTYREMQLCMEMIADTGRLGSVDVVELNPALDVRNQTAEIAVELIESLFGKSTLVR is encoded by the coding sequence ATGAACAACGCCGGCACCACCCTCGAACTGATCGGCGCGCCCACCGACGTCGGCGCCAGCGTGCGCGGCGCGGGCATGGGCCCCGATGCGCTGCGCGTGGCGGGGCTGGCGGAGGCACTGGTGCGCCAGGGCTTCGCGCTGGTCGACCGCGGCAATCTCGCGGGCCCGGCCACGCCCTGGGCGCCGCCGGCCAACGGGCTGCGCCATCTCGACGAGGTGATCGCCTGGAACCGCGCGGTGTACGCGGCGGTCGACGAGGTGCTGGGCGCGGGTCACGTGCCGCTGATGCTGGGCGGCGACCACTGCCTGGCGATCGGCTCGATCAGCGCGGTGGCCTGGCATGCGCGCAAGCGCGGCCGCAAGCTGCGCGTGCTGTGGCTCGACGCGCATTCCGACGTCAACACCGAGACCACCAGCCCCAGCGGCAACCTGCACGGCATGCCGGTGTCGTGCCTGCTGGGCCACGGGCCCGCGGTGCTGACCGGCTGGAGCGGCGAGCGCGCGGCGCTGCCGCCCGAGGCGATCCGCTTCATCGGCATCCGCAGCGTCGATGCCGACGAGAAGGAGGCGATCCGCACGCTGGGCCTCCACGTGTTCGACATGCGTCACATCGACGAGCACGGCATGCGCACCACCATGACCGAGGCGCTGCAGGACGTGGACGAGGACACGCACCTGCACGTGAGCTTCGACCTCGACTGCCTCGACCCGAACATCGCACCCGGCGTGGGCACCGGCGTGCGCGGCGGACCGACCTACCGCGAGATGCAGCTGTGCATGGAGATGATCGCCGACACCGGCCGGCTCGGCTCGGTCGACGTGGTCGAACTCAATCCCGCGCTCGACGTGCGCAACCAGACAGCCGAGATCGCGGTGGAACTGATCGAGAGCCTGTTCGGCAAATCGACGCTGGTGCGTTAG